In the Setaria italica strain Yugu1 chromosome VI, Setaria_italica_v2.0, whole genome shotgun sequence genome, one interval contains:
- the LOC101758015 gene encoding uridine kinase-like protein 2, chloroplastic: protein MEDVMDSAVGPHFSGLRLDSRRLSSSSSSLPSPPSANGNGNGNGTADTAAKGFVSPKADGARRPFVIGVSGGTASGKTTVCDMIIQQLHDHRVVLVNQDSFYRGLTEEQSEHVQDYNFDHPDAFDTDQLLECMGKLKSGQSVNIPIYDFKNHRRCSESFRKVNASDVIILEGILVFHDQRVRDLMDMKIFVDTDADIRLARRIRRDTVERGRDVTSVLEQYGRFVKPAFDDFVLPSKKYADVIIPKGGDNHVAIDLIVQHIRTKLGQHDLCKIYPNVFVVHTTFQIRGMHTLIRDRNITTPDFVFYSDRLIRLVVEHGLGHLPFTEKQVVTPTGSVYMGVDFCKKLCGVSIVRSGESMENALRACCKGIKIGKILIHRVGDNGQQLIYHKLPLDIAERHVLLLDPVLGTGNSANQAIELLIRKGVPEERIIFLNLISAPEGVNCVCKRFPRLKIVTSEIDGGLNEEYRVIPGLGEYGDRYFGTD from the exons atggaggacgTGATGGACTCCGCGGTGGGCCCCCACTTCAGCGGGCTCCGCCTCGACTCGCGCcgcctctcctcatcctcctcctcgctcccGTCCCCGCCCTCCGCcaacggcaacggcaacggcaacggcacGGCCGACACCGCCGCCAAAGGGTTCGTCTCCCCCAAGGCGGACGGGGCCAGGCGCCCCTTCGTGATAG GCGTGTCGGGAGGGACGGCGTCGGGGAAGACCACGGTGTGCGACATGATCATCCAGCAGCTCCACGACCACCGCGTCGTGCTGGTCAACCAG GATTCATTCTACCGTGGTTTAACCGAGGAACAGTCTGAGCATGTGCAAGACTACAACTTTGATCACCCTG atgCATTCGATACAGACCAACTTCTGGAGTGCATGGGAAAGCTAAAAAGCGGGCAATCTGTGAATATTCCTATATATGATTTTAAGAATCACCGGCGATGCTCTGAAAGTTTTAGAAAG GTCAATGCATCAGATGTCATCATTCTGGAGGGTATTTTAGTTTTTCATGATCAAAGGGTTCGTGATTTGATGGACATGAAAATTTTTGTTGACACAG ATGCTGATATTAGGCTTGCTCGACGTATAAGGCGTGATACAGTTGAAAGAGGTAGAGACGTTACCTCGGTGCTTGAGCAG TATGGGAGGTTTGTGAAGCCTGCATTCGATGATTTTGTCCTTCCTTCCAAGAAATATGCTGATGTGATCATACCAAAAGGGGGAGATAACCATGTTGCAATTGATTTAATTGTGCAACACATCCGTACAAAACTTGGTCAGCATGACTTGTGCAAAATCTACCCAAATGTCTTTGTAGTCCACACAACTTTCCAG ATACGAGGAATGCATACACTGATTCGTGACAGGAACATTACAACACCCGACTTCGTTTTCTACTCAGATCGGCTGATTCGTCTG GTAGTTGAGCATGGTCTTGGGCATTTGCCATTTACAGAGAAGCAGGTCGTTACACCAACAG GATCTGTTTACATGGGAGTTGACTTCTGCAAGAAGCTCTGTGGAGTGTCTATTGTTCGAAG TggtgaaagcatggaaaatgCCCTGCGTGCATGCTGTAAGGGGATAAAAATTGGTAAAATTCTGATACATCGGGTTGGAGACAATGGGCAACAA CTCATATACCATAAGCTTCCCCTGGATATTGCTGAACGTCATGTTTTGCTTTTGGATCCTGTGCTTGGTACAG GTAACTCAGCTAATCAAGCTATTGAGCTTCTTATAAGGAAAGGAGTTCCTGAGGAACGGATCATTTTTCTTAATCTCATCTCG GCCCCTGAAGGCGTCAATTGTGTCTGCAAGCGCTTCCCTCGTTTGAAGATTGTAACCTCAGAGATTGATGGCGGCTTGAATGAGGAATATCGGGTCATCCCAGGACTTGGAGAGTATGGGGACCGCTACTTCGGCACAGACTAA
- the LOC101758427 gene encoding uncharacterized protein At1g28695 yields the protein MPPFFSDDPSSCVCSPPPSRPKDKKNMDWKARGGMSRLLPVIAFFLGAALTAAFVFLGATMDVNWRLSEMAVWGNGAGDEANAELSQLLKNASMEDKTVILTSINQAYAAPGSLLDLFLESFRLGEGTARLLDHLLIVAVDPGALATCRSLHRHCYLLRPDDGVAAAAAADLGTEKHFMTPEYLDMMWTRNRFQQTILELGFNFLFTDIDIMWFRDPMRHIGITSDIAIASDFFNGDPDSMHNQPNGGFLYVRSKNRTVEFYRRWREARAEFPAGTNEQYILARTQATLTRRLGVRMQFLDTANCGGFCQLSGDLRRVSTMHANCCTGLANKVHDLRNVLRDWRNYTAAPREVRRRGGFGWTKPGRCIH from the exons ATGCCGCCCTTCTTCTCCGACGACCCGTCGTCCTGCGtctgctctcctcctccttcgagGCCCAAGGACAAGAAGAACATGGACTGGAAGGCGAGGGGGGGCATGAGCAGGCTCCTCCCGGTCATCGCCTTCTTCCTCGGCGCCGCGCTCACGGCGGCGTTCGTCTTCCTCGGCGCGACCATGGACGTGAACTGGCGCCTCTCCGAGATGGCCGTGTGGGGCAACGGTGCCGGAGACGAG GCGAATGCAGAGCTTTCCCAGCTGCTGAAGAACGCGTCGATGGAGGACAAGACGGTGATCTTGACGTCCATCAACCAGGCGTACGCGGCGCCGGGCTCCCTCCTGGACCTCTTCCTCGAGAGCTTCCGGCTCGGCGAGGGCACGGCGCGGCTGCTGGACCACCTCCTCATCGTGGCCGTCGACCCCGGCGCGCTAGCGACGTGCCGGTCCCTGCACCGCCACTGCTACCTCCTCCGCCCTGACGAcggcgttgccgccgccgccgccgccgacctcggcaCCGAGAAGCACTTCATGACCCCCGAGTACCTCGACATGATGTGGACCCGGAACCGGTTCCAGCAGACCATCCTCGAGCTCGGCTTCAACTTCCTCTTCACG GACATTGACATCATGTGGTTCCGGGACCCGATGCGGCACATCGGGATCACGTCGGACATCGCCATCGCCAGCGACTTCTTCAACGGCGACCCGGACAGCATGCACAACCAGCCCAACGGGGGGTTCCTGTACGTCAGGTCGAAGAACAGGACGGTGGAGTTCtaccggcggtggcgggaggcGCGGGCGGAGTTCCCGGCGGGGACCAACGAGCAGTACATCCTGGCGAGGACGCAGGCCACGCTGACCCGGCGGCTCGGCGTGCGGATGCAGTTCCTCGACACGGCCAACTGCGGCGGCTTCTGCCAGCTCTCCGGCGACCTGCGCCGGGTGTCGACGATGCACGCCAACTGCTGCACTGGCCTCGCCAACAAGGTGCACGACCTCCGGAACGTGCTCCGGGACTGGCGTAACtacacggcggcgccgcgggaggTACGCCGCCGGGGAGGGTTCGGCTGGACCAAGCCCGGCAGGTGCATCCACTGA
- the LOC101758840 gene encoding 60S ribosomal protein L17 encodes MVKYSQEAGNPTKSAKAMGRDLRVHFKNTRETAFALRKLPLAKAKRYLEDVMAHKQAIPFRRYCRGVGRTAQAKSRHSNGQGRWPVKSARFILDLLKNAESNADVKGLDVDNLYVSHIQVNQAQKQRRRTYRAHGRINPYMSSPCHIELILSEKEEPVKKEPDNIVAPRKQ; translated from the exons ATG GTGAAGTACTCGCAGGAGGCGGGCAACCCGACGAAGT CGGCCAAGGCCATGGGCAGGGATCTCAGGGTCCACTTCAAG AACACAAGGGAGACAGCCTTTGCACTTCGCAAGCTGCCTTTGGCCAAGGCTAAGCGGTACCTTGAGGATGTTATGGCTCACAAGCAAGCAATTCCCTTCCGGAGATACTGCAGGGGTGTTGGTCGCACTGCTCAAGCAAAGTCTCGCCACTCAAATGGCCAGGGTCGCTGGCCTGTCAAATCAGCCAGGTTCATATTGGATTTGCTGAAGAATGCTGAGAGTAACGCTGAT GTGAAAGGCTTGGATGTCGACAACCTCTATGTTTCACACATCCAGGTGAACCAAGCCCAGAAGCAGAGGCGCCGCACATACCGTGCTCATGGACGCATCAATC CTTACATGTCCTCACCTTGCCACATTGAGTTGATCCTGTCAGAGAAGGAAGAGCCTGTTAAGAAAGAG CCTGACAACATTGTCGCACCAAGGAAGCAGTGA
- the LOC101760055 gene encoding exocyst complex component EXO70A1 yields the protein MIGMTDYLYAVDDAIAAAGHSARAAAAVHAAMPRLEEEVRSLLSSSLRRLSLSSDDIDEVTPSASPRHGTLSPDATASVRVVADRMLRAGYGPELAQVYVSVRRDALAESVELLGVEAVAIEEVIRMEWSVLDQKMRRWSHAVRTVVRTFLAGERLLCDEVFESDEELGHECFADVARGSVLQLLGFADAVTVSARATEKLYRTLGMFEALTDVQPELEALFSDDAAREFFSGEVSSTVEQLGSTLRHTIEEFGHAIHGESSRKAVHGGEIHPMTRYVLNYCGLLADYRGTLDAVLGDAGLDDDAEKMDDKSRLYDHAGLRNIFLMNNLHYVVQKVRESPPLRELLGDDWLRRHRGQIRQYETGYLRASWMAVLSTHLRRDDGAAARPPAGHRAPVGPSAKSFNAAFQELYRSQTAWKVTDPQLREELRIAVSERLIPAYRAFLGQGSRFPARHVKCSLEDLEDYMLDFFEGVPKFVKW from the exons ATGATCGGTATGACCGACTACCTGTACGCCGTGGACGACGCCATCGCCGCGGCGGGCCActcggcccgcgccgccgccgccgtgcacgcCGCCATGCCGcgcctggaggaggaggtgcgctCCCTGCTCTCTTCCTCTCTGCGGCGCCTCTCGCTCTCCTCGGACGACATCGACGAGGTGACGCCCAGCGCGTCGCCGCGCCACGGCACACTGTCCCCGGACGCCACGGCCTCGGTGCGCGTCGTCGCGGACCGCATGCTCCGCGCCGGGTACGGCCCGGAGCTCGCACAGGTCTACGTCTCGGTCCGCCGCGACGCGCTCGCGGAGTCCGtggagctcctcggcgtcgagGCCGTCGCCATCGAGGAGGTGATCAGGATGGAATGGAGCGTGCTCGACCAGAAGATGAGGCGGTGGAGCCACGCCGTCAGGACCGTGGTCAGGACCTtcctcgccggcgagcgccTGCTCTGCGACGAGGTCTTCGAATCGGACGAGGAGCTCGGCCACGAGTGCTTCGCTGACGTCGCCAGGGGCAGCGTCCTGCAGCTGCTGGGCTTCGCGGACGCCGTCACCGTGTCTGCGCGCGCCACCGAGAAGCTCTACCGCACCCTCGGCATGTTCGAGGCGCTCACCGACGTGCAGCCGGAGCTCGAGGCCCTCTTCTCCGACGACGCCGCGCGCGAGTTCTTCTCGGGCGAGGTCTCGAGCACCGTCGAGCAGCTGGGCTCCACCTTGCGCCACACGATCGAGGAGTTCGGCCACGCCATCCACGGCGAGTCGTCGCGGAAGGCCGTCCACGGCGGCGAGATCCACCCCATGACCCGCTACGTCCTCAACTACTGCGGCCTCCTCGCCGACTACCGCGGCACCTTGGACGCGGTTCTCGGCGACGCCGgcctcgacgacgacgccgaa AAGATGGACGACAAGTCCCGGCTGTACGACCACGCCGGGCTGCGGAACATCTTCCTAATGAACAACCTCCACTACGTGGTGCAGAAGGtgagggagtcgccgccgctcCGGGAGCTCCTTGGCGACGACTGGCTCCGCCGGCACCGCGGCCAGATCCGGCAGTACGAGACCGGCTACCTCCGGGCGTCGTGGATGGCCGTGCTGTCCACGCACTTGAGGAGggacgacggcgcggcggcgaggccgccggccgggcaCAGGGCGCCGGTGGGCCCGTCGGCGAAGAGCTTCAACGCGGCGTTCCAGGAGCTGTACCGGTCCCAGACGGCGTGGAAGGTGACGGATCCCCAGCTCCGGGAGGAGCTGCGCATCGCCGTGTCGGAGCGGCTGATCCCGGCGTACCGGGCGTTCCTCGGCCAGGGGAGCCGGTTCCCGGCGAGGCACGTCAAGTGCAGCCTCGAGGACCTCGAGGACTACATGCTGGACTTCTTCGAAGGCGTGCCCAAGTTTGTCAAGTGGTga
- the LOC101759651 gene encoding sulfite oxidase, translating to MPGLTAPSSYAEEPPRHPALKINSKEPFNAEPHRSALVSSYITPVDFFYKRNHGPIPKVEDLSRYSVSISGLVNKPIQLSMADIWALPKYNVTATLQCAGNRRTAMSKVRKVRGVGWDISALGNATWGGAKLSDVLELVGIPKLSSVSSLGGKHVEFVSVDKCKEEKGGPYTASIPLKQATDPDADVLLAYEMNGEILNRDHGYPLRVVVPGVIGARSVKWLDSINISEEECQGFFTQKDYKMFPPTVDWDNIDWSTRRPQMDFPVQSAICTLEDVDVIKEGKARIAGYALSGGGRGIERVDISVDGGKTWVEARRYQKDNVPYVSDGPQSDKWAWVLFEATLDIPANAEIVAKAVDSAANVQPENVEDIWNLRGILNTSWHRIKIQNSSCVGRSKL from the exons ATGCCGGGGCTCACGGCGCCGTCGAGCTACGCGGAGGAGCCGCCGCGCCACCCGGCCCTCAAGATCAACTCCAAG GAGCCATTTAATGCCGAGCCTCACCGATCGGCGCTAGTCTCATCTTACATCACTCCGGTGGATTTCTTCTACAAGAGGAATCATGGACCCATTCCGAAAGTCGAGGACCTCTCAAG ATACAGTGTTTCCATTTCTGGTCTTGTCAACAAGCCTATCCAACTATCCATGGCTGACATTTG GGCTCTTCCAAAGTACAATGTCACCGCAACTTTACAG TGTGCGGGAAACAGGAGAACTGCAATGAGTAAGGTACGGAAAGTGAGAGGTGTTGGTTGGGACATATCTGCTCTTGGAAACG CAACTTGGGGAGGAGCGAAACTGTCTGATGTCCTTGAGTTAGTTGGAATACCTAAACTCAGTTCAGTTTCATCTTTAGGAGGGAAGCATGTTGAGTTTGTTAGTGTTGACAAGTGTAAA GAGGAAAAAGGTGGTCCTTATACTGCATCTATTCCATTAAAGCAGGCAACAGATCCTGATGCTGATGTATTACTTGCATATGAAATGAATGGAGAG ATCCTCAATCGTGACCATGGATACCCACTCCGTGTTGTTGTTCCTGGTGTTATTGGTGCACGTTCTGTAAAATGGCTGGACAGTATCAACATAAGCGAGGAAGAATGCCAG GGTTTTTTTACGCAAAAAGATTACAAAATGTTTCCACCAACCGTGGACTGGGACAATATTGATTGGTCAACTAGAAGGCCACAGATGGACTTCCCTGTACAG TCTGCTATCTGTACACTGGAAGATGTAGATGTTATCAAGGAAGGAAAG GCTAGGATTGCTGGATATGCACTTTCAGGTGGTGGCCGTGGCATTGAGAGAGTAGATATATCTGTTGATGGGGGTAAAACCTGGGTTGAGGCTCGCAGATATCAGAAAGACAACGTGCCATACGTATCTGATGGACCCCAAAGTGATAAGTGGGCTTGGGTCCTCTTTGAGGCTACATTAGACATACCAGCAAATGCTGAGATAGTAGCAAAGGCG GTGGACTCAGCTGCGAACGTCCAACCTGAAAACGTGGAAGACATATGGAACCTGAGAGGAATCCTCAACACATCTTGGCATCGGATCAAAATACAGAATTCGTCGTGCGTTGGAAGATCTAAGCTGTGA
- the LOC101759243 gene encoding uncharacterized protein LOC101759243 isoform X1 produces MDREHGASAALWGLGNLPLLARAGSKESLEYILQALWRTRRTGLDAADRAVARDALQLASDAELDPLLVCLRILIRRCVSENVSKDDIPKLFPDEVPPELQKLLTLLLQKFQPEWQEDASKDRASAQHSCTAEHQLNQNGDTSEQPAAPDAEHQNSTASVEDSIKSGEKEVKKFPLAKDSLDKMLKDLFSTKDHMPIALNCKTMTMVMKR; encoded by the exons ATGGACCGGGAGCacggcgcgtcggcggcgctgTGGGGGCTCGGGAACCTCCCTCTCCTAGCGCGCGCGGGGTCCAAGGAGTCGTTGGAATACATCCTGCAGGCACTCTGGCGCACCCGCCGCACcggcctcgacgccgccgaccgcgccgtGGCCCGCGATGCCCTGCAGCTCGCCTCCGACGCCGAGCTCGACCCC CTGCTGGTGTGCCTGAGGATACTGATCAGGCGGTGCGTCAGCGAGAACGTCTCCAAGGACGACATCCCCAAGCTCTTCCCCGATGAGGTGCCGCCCGAGTTGCAGAAGCTGCTCACGTTGCTGCTGCAGAAGTTCCAGCCAGAGTGGCAGGAGGATGCTTCAAAGGATCGG GCATCTGCACAGCATTCCTGCACTGCAGAACATCAGTTGAACCAGAATGGGGACACATCAGAGCAGCCAGCTGCTCCTGATGCAGAG CATCAAAATAGTACTGCATCTGTTGAGGATTCTATAAAATCAGGAGAGAAAGAAGTGAAGAAGTTTCCATTGGCTAAGGATTCTTTGGATAAAATGCTCAAGGACTTATTCTCAACCAAGGACCACATGCCAATTGCTCTTAACTGTAA GACAATGACAATGGTCATGAAGAGGTAG
- the LOC101759243 gene encoding uncharacterized protein LOC101759243 isoform X2: MDREHGASAALWGLGNLPLLARAGSKESLEYILQALWRTRRTGLDAADRAVARDALQLASDAELDPLLVCLRILIRRCVSENVSKDDIPKLFPDEVPPELQKLLTLLLQKFQPEWQEDASKDRASAQHSCTAEHQLNQNGDTSEQPAAPDAEHQNSTASVEDSIKSGEKEVKKFPLAKDSLDKMLKDLFSTKDHMPIALN; encoded by the exons ATGGACCGGGAGCacggcgcgtcggcggcgctgTGGGGGCTCGGGAACCTCCCTCTCCTAGCGCGCGCGGGGTCCAAGGAGTCGTTGGAATACATCCTGCAGGCACTCTGGCGCACCCGCCGCACcggcctcgacgccgccgaccgcgccgtGGCCCGCGATGCCCTGCAGCTCGCCTCCGACGCCGAGCTCGACCCC CTGCTGGTGTGCCTGAGGATACTGATCAGGCGGTGCGTCAGCGAGAACGTCTCCAAGGACGACATCCCCAAGCTCTTCCCCGATGAGGTGCCGCCCGAGTTGCAGAAGCTGCTCACGTTGCTGCTGCAGAAGTTCCAGCCAGAGTGGCAGGAGGATGCTTCAAAGGATCGG GCATCTGCACAGCATTCCTGCACTGCAGAACATCAGTTGAACCAGAATGGGGACACATCAGAGCAGCCAGCTGCTCCTGATGCAGAG CATCAAAATAGTACTGCATCTGTTGAGGATTCTATAAAATCAGGAGAGAAAGAAGTGAAGAAGTTTCCATTGGCTAAGGATTCTTTGGATAAAATGCTCAAGGACTTATTCTCAACCAAGGACCACATGCCAATTGCTCTTAACT GA